A part of Blastopirellula marina genomic DNA contains:
- the eno gene encoding phosphopyruvate hydratase, with product MSMIVDVRGLQILDSRGNPTVEVEVILDSGVVGRAAVPSGASTGVHEALELRDGDKSVYLGKGVTKAVENINDVIADALIGEDATSQTHIDELMIELDGTPNKSKLGANAILGVSLAVAKAAAAASGLPLYRYLGGVGARTLPAPMMNIVNGGSHADNNVDVQEFMVFPLGFDKFGDALRCGVEVFHSLKKVLKGKGLNTAVGDEGGFAPDLGSNIEALDLIMESIEAAGYKAGEQVFIALDVASSELYNKDKKTYTIDGKEIDSAGMVDFLAAWAAKYPIVSIEDGCDEDDWEGWKMLTEKIGSSCQLVGDDLFVTNTERLQRGIDEDIANSILIKVNQIGSLTETINAIQLAHANNYTSIASHRSGETEDSFIADLAVALGTGQIKTGSASRSDRMAKYNQLLRIEAELGDLALYGGPALLKKRGK from the coding sequence ATGAGCATGATTGTCGACGTTCGCGGGCTTCAGATCCTGGACAGCCGTGGAAATCCAACGGTGGAAGTCGAAGTGATTTTGGACAGCGGCGTGGTTGGCCGCGCTGCCGTTCCTAGTGGGGCATCGACCGGTGTGCACGAAGCTTTGGAACTTCGTGACGGGGACAAGAGCGTTTACCTGGGCAAGGGTGTCACCAAAGCGGTTGAAAACATCAACGACGTGATCGCGGATGCTTTGATTGGCGAAGACGCGACCAGCCAGACGCACATCGACGAATTGATGATCGAATTGGACGGTACACCGAATAAGAGCAAGCTGGGCGCGAATGCGATCTTGGGTGTTTCGCTCGCCGTCGCCAAAGCCGCTGCCGCAGCTTCCGGTCTGCCGCTGTACCGTTACCTGGGTGGCGTTGGCGCTCGCACGCTGCCAGCTCCGATGATGAACATCGTCAACGGTGGTTCGCACGCAGACAACAACGTCGACGTCCAAGAGTTCATGGTCTTCCCACTTGGCTTCGACAAGTTTGGCGACGCGCTTCGCTGTGGCGTGGAAGTCTTCCACAGCTTGAAGAAGGTCCTCAAAGGTAAGGGGCTCAACACGGCTGTCGGTGACGAAGGTGGTTTCGCCCCGGACCTTGGTAGCAATATCGAAGCTTTGGATCTGATCATGGAATCGATCGAAGCTGCAGGCTATAAGGCGGGCGAACAGGTCTTCATCGCTTTGGACGTTGCTTCCAGCGAACTGTACAACAAGGACAAGAAGACCTATACGATCGACGGTAAGGAAATCGATTCCGCCGGTATGGTCGACTTCCTGGCCGCTTGGGCTGCCAAGTACCCGATCGTTTCGATCGAAGACGGTTGCGACGAAGACGACTGGGAAGGCTGGAAGATGCTGACCGAAAAGATCGGTAGCAGCTGCCAATTGGTGGGCGACGACCTATTCGTGACCAACACCGAGCGTTTGCAGCGTGGTATCGACGAAGATATCGCTAACAGCATTCTGATCAAAGTGAATCAGATTGGTTCGTTGACCGAAACGATCAATGCGATTCAATTGGCCCACGCCAACAACTACACCAGCATCGCCAGCCACCGGAGTGGTGAAACGGAAGACTCGTTCATCGCCGACTTGGCCGTTGCGTTGGGGACTGGTCAGATCAAGACAGGTTCCGCTTCGCGTAGCGATCGCATGGCGAAGTACAATCAGCTTCTACGAATCGAAGCTGAACTGGGCGACCTGGCCCTTTATGGTGGTCCAGCATTGCTGAAGAAGCGTGGCAAGTAA
- a CDS encoding carbon storage regulator, translating into MLVLTRKQQQQIQIGEGVTITILKVKGNTVRIGIEAPSDVKIVRSELEPEEEPAPAEETESKTTVNRIDQIEAASAGSNSQAKEEYRVVSFRVKADSTESKRNDSPRAVSMRDFLASRSSNAIG; encoded by the coding sequence ATGTTAGTTTTGACTCGCAAGCAGCAGCAGCAAATCCAAATCGGCGAAGGCGTCACCATCACCATCTTGAAGGTGAAGGGCAACACGGTTCGTATCGGTATCGAAGCTCCTTCGGATGTAAAGATCGTTCGCAGCGAACTCGAACCAGAGGAAGAGCCCGCTCCCGCCGAGGAAACCGAGTCAAAGACGACCGTCAATCGCATCGATCAAATCGAAGCTGCGAGTGCCGGTAGTAACTCTCAGGCAAAGGAAGAGTACCGGGTTGTTTCCTTTCGCGTGAAGGCCGATTCGACCGAATCGAAGCGAAACGATTCGCCACGTGCCGTCAGTATGAGAGACTTTCTCGCTTCGCGATCGTCGAATGCCATCGGTTAA
- a CDS encoding riboflavin synthase, whose translation MFTGLVETQGKVVALKPEGPGVRLSLENPLVAGSASLGDSIAVNGCCLTVVSIEENVVDFEAGEETLNRTNLGQLKIGSLVNLERSLQLGDRLGGHLVTGHIDTTATLAERNDDGEWCTMWFSVPTETTRQMASKGSVTIDGISLTLVDVTNDRFSVALIPHTLDATTLGKRVVGDTVNIETDLLAKYVQRQLETQPNN comes from the coding sequence ATGTTTACCGGCCTTGTTGAAACTCAAGGAAAAGTCGTCGCCCTTAAGCCCGAAGGACCGGGGGTTCGACTTTCATTAGAAAATCCCCTCGTCGCCGGCAGCGCGAGCCTGGGCGACAGTATCGCCGTGAATGGCTGCTGTTTGACGGTCGTTTCGATCGAAGAAAATGTCGTCGATTTCGAAGCAGGGGAAGAGACCCTCAATAGAACCAATCTCGGTCAACTTAAGATTGGCAGTCTGGTGAACTTAGAACGATCCCTTCAACTCGGCGATCGCCTTGGCGGCCACCTCGTGACGGGGCACATCGATACCACCGCCACACTGGCCGAGCGCAACGATGACGGCGAGTGGTGTACGATGTGGTTCTCAGTACCTACTGAAACCACACGGCAGATGGCCAGCAAGGGCTCGGTAACGATCGACGGCATCAGCTTAACTTTGGTGGATGTCACGAATGATCGTTTCAGCGTTGCGTTGATTCCGCACACGCTCGATGCCACCACGCTTGGCAAACGCGTGGTCGGCGACACCGTTAATATTGAAACCGATCTGCTGGCCAAGTATGTCCAGCGGCAGCTCGAAACCCAACCCAACAACTAG